The Sporosarcina sp. FSL W7-1349 genome contains the following window.
GTGGCAATGCTCGCTCTTCTGTTATGTCTTGCCAAGTCATTTGGACCGGCATTCCGATTTTGACATCTTCCGGCTTGCATTCGAGCAAATTACATAAAATCCGGACATCCGGCTTGTCGTCCAAAGCCGCCTGCGCAATGATGGTCGGCAAGTCATTCTGGAAGCCAGGAAGAAATGGTCTATAGGAAATGACGTAGGAAGAGAGGGTTGCCTTAATGTCTGATCCGAGATTTTCCCATTCGACAGCCGCGCTCCCACATTTTGGACAGGCAGGCCCCGGTGGGTGTAAGTACGACTTGCAATCATTGCATTTTTG
Protein-coding sequences here:
- a CDS encoding Zn-ribbon domain-containing OB-fold protein, with amino-acid sequence MTIQTKYEKPIPLKNEDNRPYWDAADRHELEVQKCNDCKSYLHPPGPACPKCGSAAVEWENLGSDIKATLSSYVISYRPFLPGFQNDLPTIIAQAALDDKPDVRILCNLLECKPEDVKIGMPVQMTWQDITEERALPQWKPTD